GGGATGCCCTGTGGATCGTCCAGGCGCCCGTTGGACCGCACGCGTGCTCCGTAGATGTCCCGGTCCGCGCCTCGGCCATCGGACCAGACAACGAGGAAGCGCCGCCCCGTCCAGACGACGTCCGGCGAGCGCTGCGCGCCTGGCGCCACGGCGATGGGGAGGCCGCCCGGATCCACCAACGTGCCATCCGGCTTCACCCGGGCGCCATAGATGTCAGGCGTCAGCTCACCGCCGCGCGAGTCGGACCAGGCGATGAAGAAGTCCGTCCCATTCCAGGCCACTGTCGCCTCGTCCATCAGCCGGGCGCCGGGGGCGATTCCGTGGACGAGTTCGGGGAGCACCACGCCGTCCGTCGTCACCCGCCGGGCGTTGATCTCGGAGCCCGTATCGCTGTTCACCGTGAAGGTGACCAGGCAGATCCGCGAGGAGCACGCGATGCCGACGGGACCGGCGACCCTCCCGGACGTGATGACATTGAAGACGGGCCCCACCACCGTGCCATCCGTTTTCACGCGCACGCCTCGGATGGAGTCCTCCGTCTTCCAGAGGACCATGAACTGGTCGCCGTCATAGGCGATGGAAGGCGTGCCTCCAGGCCCGGTGCCGATGTTGATGCGGAAGCCCGCCGGGTTTACCAGCGTGCCATTCTTCCTCACGAGCGTGCCGTAGACGCCGCCCTCCCGCACGTCTTCCCACACCACGAGGAACCGGCCCCACCCGTAGGCCACGGCCGGCTCCGACGTCGCCAGGGGCATCGGGTCCACTTGGGGCGCGGGTATCCTGGACATCGCGGTGACGTCCTGGCCCGTGGAGTCCTCGACCGGAGCCTCGGTATCGGGCACGGGGCCGCAGGCAGTCAGCAGCGCTCCCAGCACGAGGACTCCGCGCAGCTTCGTGAAGGCGTTTCGTCTCTCCATGTGGCCCCCCCTGATTCCAGGACGCGGGCAATGTCGTGCATGCGCGAATGGAGCGCCATCGTCCATAGGGAGGGAACAGCGGCTCGCCCGCACCGCCGGCCTTCTCCAAAGGGCAATGCCTTGTGGAGTAACTCGAGCAATACAGTCATGAGCCCTGCATCGGCGTGGTTTGCTACATCCCTCGCGACAGTCTCCCGGAAAGCTGAGTCCCTTCCGGGAGACGCTCAGCGGAGGCGGCGGGAATCGAACCCGCCGCCTTCACCCCAGCGCGCGCAGCGTGTCCGCCGCTCGTCGCAGGTCCGCCTCGAAGTGGATCCGCGCCTGGGCTCGCGCGCGTTCGTCCGGCATGCGCAGGAGCGCCGAGGGGTGGAAGGTCGCCATCCATGCCTTCGCCCAGGGCGTTTCGAAGATCTGCCCCCGGCTCAGGTTGATGCGGAAGCCCGGCCCGAGGAAGGCCTGCGCCGCCGTGGCCCCGAGGCAGAGGATCATCTTCGGCCTCACCTGCGCCACCTCGGCGTCCAGCCACCCCTTGCATGCGAGCACCTCGCTTCGTCCGGGCTTCGCGTGCAGGCGCTGCTTCTCCTCGCCCTCCACCCATCCGAAGTGCTTCACCGCGTTGGTGACGTAGAGCTGCTCGCGCTCCAGGCCCACCGCGGCGAGCACCGTGTCGAGCAGCTGGCCCGCCGGCCCGATGAAGGGCCTGCCCACCCGGTCCTCCTGGTCTCCCGGTTGCTCACCCACGAGCATCAGCCGTGCCCCCGCCGGCCCTTCGCCGAACACCGTGCGCGTGGCCCGCTCGTGCAGCGGACAGGCCCGGCAGCCTTGCGCCGCCTGGGCGAGCGAGGCGAGGTCCTGGTGCTCGGGCATGAAGCGGCTCGATTCAGAGAGCTCCAGCTTCGGGCTCACCATGCGCGAGGTGCGCTGGGGCGCCTGTCGCACCAGCTCCGGGATGAGCCGGGTCTCGGGCAGCGTGGCCCAGTGCTTCTTGGGCATCTCCGCGCGCATGGCCCGTACGTTGAGCCGCGCCGGATTGAAGGTCGACGCGTAGTACGTCCTCCACATCTCCTCCAACGCATCCCCTTCGGGGGCTTGCGAGCGCGGCACGCCCGGCCCGTAGGTGAGCTGCTCCAGGTCCCAGGACACGCTCGCGTCCGGCGTGAGGATGCTCCAGCGCATGGAGGGGAAGCGCCGCGCGAAGAAGGGCGCCACGTAGCGCACGATGAAGTGCTCGGGCCGGTGCCACGCGATGAAGAACTCCTCGCCCTCCCGCTCCACCCGCCGGAAGCGCACGAAGGCCTTCATCTTGTGCGCGTCGCGCTGCACGCCCTTGGCCAGCGTGAGCACGCGGTAAACGTCTGCGTCGCTCTCCACCTCCAACAACTTGCGCTCCCCGTGCGTCAGCCGCCACAGCACCCGGTAGAGCAGCCCCCAGCGCTCGGGCGAGCGGTGACACGCCACCTTCTGCGCCAGCTCCAGGAACGCGGGAGGCACCGACAGCCCCGCCACGGGCGCGCTCGCGGGTACCACTGCCGGCGCGAGCAGCGAGCCCTGTCCGCTTCCTTCCTCGGTGAACAGCACCTGCTCCGGGGACACCCCCCGGGCGAGCAGTCCGCGCGCCGCCGTCCGGAACGAGTCCAGGTCCGGCCCCACCTCCACCCGCATCAGAGTTCTCCGGTCAGCGCTTCCCGGGCGGAGGTGAACAGGGAGAGCTGGGTGGAGGGCGGCGTCACCCGCTCGGCGAGCCGGGACGAGTCGATGAGCCCCGTGGGCCGGTGATCCGCCGTCACGATGAAGGGCTTCATGCGCGTGAGGGGCACGCGCAGCCGCGCCAGGTCCGCGAGCGTGACGCGGTGCCAGCGACGGATGCGGAGGAGCCGGTCCACCGTGCGCACGCCCATGCCCGGCACGCGCAGCAGGGCCTCGCGCGGGGCGCGGTTCACGTCCACGGGGAACGCCTCACGCCGGCGCAACGCCCACGCGAGCTTCGGATCCAGCTCCAGGGACAGGTCCGGCTGTTCGGGCGGCGTGAGCTCGTCCACGCGAAATCCATAGAAGCGCAGGAGCCAGTCCGCCTGATACAGCCGGTGCTCGCGCACGAGCGGCGGAGACTTCGCGGGCAGGCGGGCGTCGACGAGCGGGATGGGGCTGTAGCCCGAGTAGTACACACGCTTGAGCTTGAAGCGCGTGTAGAGGCGGCTCGCGGTGTCGAGGATGGCCGCGTCCGGCGTGGGCGTGGCGCCGACGATCATCTGCGTGCTCTGGCCCGCGGGGGCGAACTTCGGCGCCTTGGGGCTCTCCTGGCGCTCGGCCCTGGATTGCTCCACCCGGGCGGAGATCTCCTTCATCGTCCCGCCCGTGACGGCGAAGCTCTTCTCCGGCGCGAGCTTCTTCAGGTCGCCATCCGTCGGCAGCTCGATGTTGGCGCTCAGCCGGTCCGCGTACAGGCCCGCCTTGTCGATGAGCTCCTTGGATGCGCCCGGTACCGCCTTGAGGTGGAGGTAGCCCTGGAAGCCGTGCACCTCGCGCAGCGTGCGCGCCACCTCGATGAGCTGCTCCATCGTGTAGTCCGGGCTCTTGATGACGCCGGAGCTCAGGAACAGGCCCTCGATGTAGTTGCGCTTGTAGAAGTCGAGCGTGAGCCGCACCACCTCCGCGGGCGTGAAGCGCGCCCGGGCGGTGTCACTGGAGATGCGGTTGATGCAGTACTGGCAATCGTAGATGCAGAAGTTGGTGAGCAGGATCTTGAGCAACGACACACACCGGCCATCCGGCGTGTAGCTGTGACAGATGCCCATGCCCTCGACGCTGCCGAGCCCTTCCTTCCCGGCCTTCCGTTTGCCGCCGCTGCTCGAACACGAGGCGTCGTACTTGGCGGCATCGGCGAGGATCTCCAGCTTCTTGCGCACGTCCATGGTGACAACCCTAGCCACCGCCCCTGACGCGTGACGTAGGCAGGGAAGGGGGCAACCAAGGAAGCAAGGGGCCGCATTCTCCGCCTGCTGACGTATCCTTTTTCGCCCGTCGCGTGTCTCCCCTGCATGAGCACTGAGTCACAGGACCTGCTGGGACACGCCGTCAAGGCGTCCTGGCGCCGCTTCCTCGATACCTACGAACCCCTGCGCCCGGACCTCTACCGGTACTGCCGGCAACTGACGCGCAGCCCCTGGGATGCCGAGGACATGGCCCAGGAGACGATGGCCCGGGCGTTCGCGAGCCTCGCCATCATGGTGGAGCCGCCGCGCAGCCCGCGGGCGTGGCTCTTCCGGGTCGCGAGCAACCTGTGGCTCAACCGGATGCGGCAGGCGCGCGAGGTACCGGCCCCCGACGCCATCGAGGCTCCGGAGCCGGCGACGCGCGCCGAGCCTCGTGCGACGCGTGAGGCCGCGGGGACGCTGTTGTCGCAGCTCTCGCCGCAGG
Above is a window of Corallococcus caeni DNA encoding:
- a CDS encoding UdgX family uracil-DNA binding protein (This protein belongs to the uracil DNA glycosylase superfamily, members of which act in excision repair of DNA. However, it belongs more specifically to UdgX branch, whose founding member was found to bind uracil in DNA (where it does not belong), without cleaving it, appears to promote DNA repair by a pathway involving RecA, rather than base excision.), encoding MRVEVGPDLDSFRTAARGLLARGVSPEQVLFTEEGSGQGSLLAPAVVPASAPVAGLSVPPAFLELAQKVACHRSPERWGLLYRVLWRLTHGERKLLEVESDADVYRVLTLAKGVQRDAHKMKAFVRFRRVEREGEEFFIAWHRPEHFIVRYVAPFFARRFPSMRWSILTPDASVSWDLEQLTYGPGVPRSQAPEGDALEEMWRTYYASTFNPARLNVRAMRAEMPKKHWATLPETRLIPELVRQAPQRTSRMVSPKLELSESSRFMPEHQDLASLAQAAQGCRACPLHERATRTVFGEGPAGARLMLVGEQPGDQEDRVGRPFIGPAGQLLDTVLAAVGLEREQLYVTNAVKHFGWVEGEEKQRLHAKPGRSEVLACKGWLDAEVAQVRPKMILCLGATAAQAFLGPGFRINLSRGQIFETPWAKAWMATFHPSALLRMPDERARAQARIHFEADLRRAADTLRALG
- a CDS encoding putative DNA modification/repair radical SAM protein, whose product is MDVRKKLEILADAAKYDASCSSSGGKRKAGKEGLGSVEGMGICHSYTPDGRCVSLLKILLTNFCIYDCQYCINRISSDTARARFTPAEVVRLTLDFYKRNYIEGLFLSSGVIKSPDYTMEQLIEVARTLREVHGFQGYLHLKAVPGASKELIDKAGLYADRLSANIELPTDGDLKKLAPEKSFAVTGGTMKEISARVEQSRAERQESPKAPKFAPAGQSTQMIVGATPTPDAAILDTASRLYTRFKLKRVYYSGYSPIPLVDARLPAKSPPLVREHRLYQADWLLRFYGFRVDELTPPEQPDLSLELDPKLAWALRRREAFPVDVNRAPREALLRVPGMGVRTVDRLLRIRRWHRVTLADLARLRVPLTRMKPFIVTADHRPTGLIDSSRLAERVTPPSTQLSLFTSAREALTGEL